From Diaminobutyricibacter sp. McL0608, one genomic window encodes:
- a CDS encoding DUF1972 domain-containing protein codes for MTKRARSDSEPLHIAMIGTRGVPAAYGGFETAVEEIGRRLVARGHKVTVYCRSNDGPRPAEYLGMDLVYRPAVRSKAIETLSHTFFSVAHAVSHRRPDMAFVFNAANSPFVPVLHLRGIPSAVHVDGLEWKRDKWGGAGRRYYRMAEGRAVHSADALIADAQGIADYYASEFAVPTELITYGAPILTDPGSSRLAELGLEPGRFHLVVARFEPENHVDVIVEGYGLSDARYPLVVVGSAPYSAEYTESIASMAAADQRVRMLGGVFDQELLDQLYANALTYLHGHSVGGTNPSLLRSMGAGTAVIAYDVVFNHDVLGDDGVYFDSVNSVGDQIMRAEAGEAQQRDRGLRLQQRASERYDWDDVAALYENLARRLADGASIRGIGSRRRRDSEWSARPDAHAQTAEV; via the coding sequence GTGACGAAGCGAGCACGCTCCGATTCCGAACCTTTGCACATCGCAATGATCGGAACCCGGGGCGTGCCCGCTGCGTACGGCGGCTTCGAGACGGCGGTCGAGGAGATCGGCCGCCGGCTCGTCGCCCGTGGGCACAAGGTCACGGTCTACTGCCGAAGCAATGACGGCCCGCGACCTGCCGAGTACCTCGGCATGGACCTGGTCTACCGTCCGGCTGTGCGCTCGAAGGCAATCGAGACGCTCAGCCACACCTTCTTCTCGGTCGCGCACGCGGTCAGTCACCGCCGACCGGACATGGCCTTCGTCTTCAACGCGGCCAACTCCCCCTTCGTCCCTGTCCTTCACCTCCGGGGTATCCCGAGTGCGGTCCACGTCGACGGCCTCGAATGGAAGCGTGACAAGTGGGGCGGTGCGGGCCGCCGCTACTACCGCATGGCGGAGGGCAGGGCCGTCCACTCGGCGGATGCGCTCATCGCCGACGCGCAGGGCATCGCCGACTACTACGCGAGCGAGTTCGCGGTTCCGACCGAGCTCATCACCTATGGCGCCCCTATCCTCACCGATCCCGGGTCGTCGCGCCTGGCCGAGCTCGGCCTGGAGCCGGGCCGCTTCCACCTCGTGGTCGCCCGGTTCGAACCGGAGAACCACGTCGACGTGATCGTCGAAGGCTACGGCCTGAGCGACGCACGCTATCCCCTGGTCGTCGTCGGCTCCGCGCCGTACTCCGCCGAATACACAGAGTCGATCGCCTCGATGGCGGCGGCCGACCAGCGCGTCCGGATGCTCGGCGGGGTGTTCGACCAGGAGCTCCTCGACCAGCTGTACGCGAATGCGCTCACCTACCTGCACGGCCACTCGGTCGGCGGAACCAACCCGTCGCTCCTGCGCTCCATGGGGGCGGGCACCGCGGTCATCGCGTACGACGTGGTGTTCAACCACGACGTCCTCGGCGACGACGGGGTCTACTTCGACAGCGTGAACAGCGTCGGAGACCAGATCATGCGAGCCGAAGCCGGCGAGGCCCAGCAGCGCGACCGCGGCCTCCGGCTCCAGCAGCGCGCGTCCGAGCGCTACGACTGGGACGATGTGGCGGCCTTGTACGAGAACCTCGCCCGTCGTCTGGCAGACGGCGCGAGCATCCGGGGCATCGGCTCGCGCCGGCGCCGGGACAGCGAGTGGTCCGCGCGGCCGGATGCGCACGCGCAGACCGCCGAGGTCTGA